The following proteins come from a genomic window of Castor canadensis chromosome 17, mCasCan1.hap1v2, whole genome shotgun sequence:
- the LOC109689469 gene encoding death domain-containing membrane protein NRADD, giving the protein MVHNSSHSKGVVYADKTLREQDRDREGVWVGAEGAWAPNTSSLFPPEPPETSGSIIPVYCALLATVVLGLLAYVAFKCWRSHKQRQQLAKVRTAELGGFDRDQRHGDGSVSLDCPTGLEPGASSQGTHPDLGCRLYLHLPRQQQEEAERLLEVLGEPDKGWRGLASHLGYKAEALETMACSQVPAHTLLKDWAAQEGSRATLRVLEDALAAIGREDVVQVLGASAEGCSVV; this is encoded by the exons ATGGTCCACAACTCCAGCCATAGCAAAGGCGTGGTCTATGCAG ATAAGACCCTGAGGGAGCAAGACAGGGATAGGGAAGGAGTGTGGGTAGGAGCTGAGGGAGCCTGGGCCCCCAATACCTCCTCCCTGTTCCCCCCTGAGCCTCCGGAGACTTCAGGCAGCATCATTCCAGTCTACTGTGCCCTCCTGGCCACTGTGGTCCTTGGTCTGCTTGCCTATGTGGCCTTCAAATG TTGGCGCTCACACAAGCAAAGGCAGCAGTTGGCCAAAGTTCGGACTGCAGAGCTGGGGGGCTTCGACAGGGATCAGAGGCATGGTGATGGCAGTGTCTCCCTGGACTGTCCTACTGGTCTGGAGCCTGGTGCCTCCAGCCAAG GAACACATCCTGACCTTGGCTGCAGACTTTACCTTCATCTCCCTCGGCAGCAGCAGGAGGAAGCAGAGCGGCTCCTAGAGGTGTTGGGGGAACCTGACAAGGGCTGGCGGGGCCTGGCAAGCCATCTGGGTTACAAGGCTGAGGCTCTGGAGACCATGGCCTGTAGCCAGGTGCCAGCCCATACTCTGCTGAAGGACTGGGCTGCCCAAGAAGGCAGCAGAGCTACCCTCAGAGTGCTAGAGGATGCCCTGGCTGCCATAGGTCGTGAAGATGTGGTCCAAGTCCTAGGCGCCTCAGCTGAGGGTTGCTCTGTGGTGTGA